A region of the Amycolatopsis sp. cg13 genome:
TTGACCGTGCCGAGCACGTTGGACTGGTGCGCGAACGCGACCACCTTGGTGCGCGGCGTGATCACACTGTCCAGATCGGACAGATCGAGCCGGCCCTCGGCGGTGACCTTGAACCACTTCAGCGTCGCCCCGGTGCGCTGGCACAACTGCTGCCACGGCACCAGGTTCGCGTGGTGCTCCATCTCGGTGATGACGATTTCGTCGCCTTCGCCGATCCGGAACCGTTCGGACTCCGGACCGGCCGTGGCGGCGTTGCTCATCGCGTACGCCACGAGGTTGATGCCCTCGGTCGCGTTCTTGGTGAACACCAGCTCTTCCGGGTCCGCGCCGACGAATTCCGCGGTCTTGGCGCGCGCGGATTCGTAGGCGTCGGTGGCCTCTTCGGACAGCTGGTGGGCACCGCGGTGCACGGCCGAGTTCGACGTGAACACGTACCGCCGTTCCGCGTCGAGCACCTGCACCGGCCGTTGCGAGGTCGCTCCGGAGTCCAGGTACACCAAGGGTTTCCCGTCGCGCACGGTGCGCGTCAGGATCGGGAAGTCGGCACGCAGTGCCGCCACGTCAAGGGGAACAGAGTTGGTCGGGCTGTTCGAAGCCGTGGTGGTCATCGAGCCAACTCCTCTCTCTCGGTGTCGTCGGGAACGGGGCGCGGGGAACGTCAGGCCTTGGCCGGCTCGGGAGAGCCGACGTACTTGACGTAGCCGTTCTCCTCCAGCTCGTCGGCCAGTTCGCGGCCGCCGGACTCGACGATCTTGCCGTCGGCGAAGACGTGCACGAAGTCCGGGGTGATGTGCCGCAGGATGCGGGTGTAGTGCGTGATCAGCATGACGCCGACCTCGTTGCCCGCCTTGTACTCGTTGACGCCCTCGGACACGACGCGCAGCGCGTCGACGTCCAGGCCGGAGTCGGTCTCGTCGAGGATGGCGAACTTCGGCTTGAGCAGCGCCAGCTGCAGGATCTCGTGGCGCTTCTTCTCGCCGCCGGAGAAGCCCTCGTTCACCGAGCGCTCGGCGAACTCCTGGGAGATGCCGAGCTTGCCCATCTCCTCCTTGACCTCCTTGACCCAGTGGCGAAGCTTGGGAGCCTCGCCGCGGACCGAGGTGGCCGCGGTGCGCAGGAAGTTCGACATCGAGACGCCGGGCACCTCGACCGGGTACTGCATGGCGAGGAAGAGGCCGGCGCGGGCGCGCTCGTCGACGCTCATCTCGAGCACGTTCTCGCCGTCCAGCAGCACCTCGCCGGAGGTCACCTCGTACTTCGGGTGGCCGGCGATCGCGTAGGACAGGGTGGACTTGCCGGAGCCGTTCGGGCCCATGATCGCGTGCGTCTCGCCGGACCGGATGGTCAGGTTGACGCCCTTGAGGATCTCCTTGGCGCCCTCGTCGGTGGTCACCGACGCGTGCAGGTCCTTGATTTCCAGGGTAGCCATCTGCTGTTTCCTAAAGAGTCTGAAGTGGACGGACGGGCTCAGGCGCCCACGGCTTCGAGTTCGGCCTCGATCGCGGCTTCGAGGCGCTCGCGCACCTCGGGCACGCCGATGCGGACCAGGATCTCGTGGAAGAACCCGCGCACGACCAGCCGCCGCGCGGCCTCCTCGCCGATCCCGCGCGACTGGAGGTAAAACAACTGCTCGTCGTCGAACCTTCCCGTGGCGCTCGCGTGGCCCGCGCCCTCGATCTCGCCGGTCTCGATCTCGAGGTTCGGCACCGAGTCGGCGCGCGCGCCGGGGGTGAGCACGAGGTTGCGGTTCAGCTCGTAGGTGTCGGTGGCCTCGGCGGCCGCCCGGATCAGCACGTCGCCGATCCACACCGCGTGCGCGCCTTCGCCCTGCAGCGCGCCCTTGTACATCACGCGCGACTTGCAGTTGGGCACCGCGTGGTCCACGAACAGCCGGTGCTCCTGGTGCTGGCCGGCGTCGGAGAAGTAGACGCCCAGCATGTCCACGTCGCCGCCGCGGTCGGCGAAGGTCGCCGTCGGCGAGATGCGGACCAGGTCGCCGCCGAGGGTGACGACAGTGTGGTTGAGCGTCGCGTCGCGGCCCAGGCGCAGGTGCTGCTCGGACACGTGCACCGCGTCGTCGGCCCAGTCCTGGACGCTGACCACGGTGATCTTGGCCGAGTCGCCGATGACGAACTCGACGTTGTCCGCGTAGGTGCCGGAGCCGACGTGGTCGAGCACGATCACCGCGTTGGCGAACGCCTCGGCGCGCACCTGCAGGTGACCGTAGGCGACCTTGCCCTCGCCGGGACCGTGGATGCGCAGCACCGACGGCTTCGACGCCTCGGTCTCCTTCGGCACCGTGACGATCGTGGCCTTGGCGAAGGACGAGTACGCCTGCGCCGCGATGCGGTCGCTCGGCACGCCCGCCTCGCCGAGGCGCGCGTCGTCGCGGCCGACGGTCTCGATCTTCAGCTCGGGCGCGGCCTCGGTCTCCAGCGTGATCTCGCCGGAGGCGACGGCGGAACCGTCGTGCAGGCCGCGCAGGCGCTTCATCGGGGTGAAGCGCCAGTTCTCCTCACGACCGCCGGGGACCTCGAAGGCCTCGACGTCGTAAGAAGTGAAGCGCTCCGCGCGGGAGGCCGCCGGAACGACGGCCCCCTCGCGGATGGCTTCGGAAACGTTGTTCTCTGCCACGGACATTTAGCCGAC
Encoded here:
- the sufC gene encoding Fe-S cluster assembly ATPase SufC — translated: MATLEIKDLHASVTTDEGAKEILKGVNLTIRSGETHAIMGPNGSGKSTLSYAIAGHPKYEVTSGEVLLDGENVLEMSVDERARAGLFLAMQYPVEVPGVSMSNFLRTAATSVRGEAPKLRHWVKEVKEEMGKLGISQEFAERSVNEGFSGGEKKRHEILQLALLKPKFAILDETDSGLDVDALRVVSEGVNEYKAGNEVGVMLITHYTRILRHITPDFVHVFADGKIVESGGRELADELEENGYVKYVGSPEPAKA
- the sufD gene encoding Fe-S cluster assembly protein SufD, coding for MSVAENNVSEAIREGAVVPAASRAERFTSYDVEAFEVPGGREENWRFTPMKRLRGLHDGSAVASGEITLETEAAPELKIETVGRDDARLGEAGVPSDRIAAQAYSSFAKATIVTVPKETEASKPSVLRIHGPGEGKVAYGHLQVRAEAFANAVIVLDHVGSGTYADNVEFVIGDSAKITVVSVQDWADDAVHVSEQHLRLGRDATLNHTVVTLGGDLVRISPTATFADRGGDVDMLGVYFSDAGQHQEHRLFVDHAVPNCKSRVMYKGALQGEGAHAVWIGDVLIRAAAEATDTYELNRNLVLTPGARADSVPNLEIETGEIEGAGHASATGRFDDEQLFYLQSRGIGEEAARRLVVRGFFHEILVRIGVPEVRERLEAAIEAELEAVGA